The following is a genomic window from Parabacteroides johnsonii DSM 18315.
TGCGAAGCACCCGAGAGATACTTTCAGGGCATTCGGCACCTTATTTCCATGACGACCGTCTTCATCGCCATAACGACCGTCTTCGTTACTGCGAGCTGCCGAATGTATGGCATATAAACATTGACTTCACGGCGATGAAGACGGTCGTTGCCGCAATTTTCTGCGCACCTCACGGAAAAACGACCTTCAGCGCTCATTCTTTTTACCCTTGAAACAACCGTTCGCAAAATATTTATCATGGATTTGCAAATTATTTCTGCGTATTTTTGACAAAAAGCAATCAGCAAAAGTCATTATTCCGTTGACAAGATTTTTTCCTGCGTGCATTTCAATTGCACTAATCGGCATTTTATGGCAAAGAAGGCATAATATGCAAAAAAGTATTAGTTAATGACCGTTTTATTCTACCGTCCTCCATATCTTATCAATAATTTTAAGCTTGACAAAGGAGATAATCAAATGTTGTTAAACTTTAAATTAGCATTATATGAAAAAGATCATTGATTCATTTCGGCAAGTTGGCATCATACTTGCTTTTTTGTTGAGCACTACTATTATGTTTGCTCAACAAAAAGTGATAGGAGTCGTAAAAAGCGCACACAATGAACCGCTAATCGGTGTAAATGTAGTTGTAAAAGGGAGTACGCAAGGTACTGTTACAGATTTGGAGGGCCATTATTCCATCGATGTGCCCGACAGTAAATCGATATTAGAATTCACCTACATCGGTTTCGTCTCACAGCAGGTCACTGTTGGTGATAAATCGACCATCGACATTACGCTTATAGAAGATTCCAAAGCTCTTGAAGAGGTGGTCGTTGTAGGTTACGGTACGGTCAAGAAAAGCGACTTGACAGGCGCCGTATCATCGATCAAATCAGAAGAATTGCAAAAGTTACCGATGACCTCCTTAGACCAGGGTATCCAAGGAAGAGCAGCCGGTGTACAGGTCACCAACACATCTGGTGCTCCGGGAGGCCAGGTCTCCATTCGTGTACGTGGCGGAAATTCTCTTTCCAGCAGTAATGAACCCTTATATGTAATCGACGGATTCCCTGTCGGAGCAGGAGCGATGGCAGAAGGAAACCAAAACGGTGCAATCGCCAACAACGGAATGGTAACGATCAATCCAAATGATATCGAATCCATTGAAATATTAAAAGATGCATCATCTGCTGCCATCTATGGCTCCCGAGGAGCAAACGGAGTCGTTCTGATCACCACCAAACGAGGAAAAACAGGAAAAACCAAAGTAACGTATGACGGTTATTTCGGAGTCCAGAACATTGCTAATAAAATGGAGATGATGAATGGCGAAGAGTTTGCTACCATGTCCAATATTGCAGCCGAAAACGGAGGCGTTGCTCCCATTTACGGAGGAGCCAACGAGAAATGGAAAGAACCCTCTTATTACCGGAACAACAGTACGGATTGGCAAGATCTGATTTTCCGTACAGCTCTCATGCACAATCACCAAATAAGTTTGAGCGGAGGATCTGAAAACAATCAATATGCCGTCACCGGAAACTTCTTCGATCAAGACGGTATTGTGATCAACTCAGATCTGAAACGTGCATCCTTGAGAGCCAATATCGATTCTAAAATCTCGAACTGGATCAATGTACAAACATCGCTTACCGCAAGCCGGACCTTTTCGAATGTGGCCTTTTCTGAGGGCGACGGCGCACAAGGGGGAGGTGTGATCAACGGAGCATTGGCAATACCTTCCACCATGTATGTATATAACGAAGACGGGACATTTTCGACCATGAACCAGACTCCTTACGGAGTAACAACGGGCAACCCTTATGCCTTGGCTGAACTGGCAAAAGACAAGTCGACCATCAATCGTGTCATCGCAAATGTCAACATCAAATTTAATCTGAATAAGCTGACGGACGGACTCGCACTCGAAATCCGCGGAGGCACTGACTATTCGAATGCTTTTCGTGACTCGTATCTTCCTTCTACTGTATTCCAAGGAGAGAGTGATAACGGCATCGCAACCAAAGGCTGGAACAGACGTTCGGTTTATCTGAACGAGAACTTATTAACCTATCAGAAGAAATTCGGAATTCACTCCATCAATGCTGTTGCCGGTCTGACGATCCAGTATGACGAAGAGATAAAAGGAAAGACGATCGTTTCCGGCTTTGTAAACGACGTATTGGAAGATAACAGCATGGGGTCAGCAAGCACGACCAAAGGAACTCCGACCTCGTCCAGATGGTCTTCACAAATGGCTTCCTGGCTGGGACGTATTAACTACAACTATGCAGACCGGTATTTATTGACTTTGACTGGACGTGCCGACGGTTCCTCCAAATTCGGAGTCAATAACAAATGGGGATTCTTCCCGTCAGCAGCTTTAGCCTGGCGTGTTACGGAAGAAGCATTCATGGAAGAGGCAGACTGGCTTAGCAATCTGAAACTACGTGCTAGTTACGGTTTAACCGGTAATCAGGGATTCGGAAGTTACTCTTCCGTTGCCAGTTTGTCACAGTATTCTTATAATCTGGGCGGCGATAAAGCAACCGGATTCGCCCCGAATAAGATTCCGAATTCAAACTTGAAATGGGAAACCACCTCAAACTTAGACCTTGGTATAGATTTCGGCTTTATAAACAACCGACTGAACTTCAATGTCGACTATTACTACAAAAAGACGAAAGACCTTCTTTGGAACGTATCAATCCCTCTTTCTTCCGGATTTGGTTCTATCTTCAGCAATCACGGAACACTTCGTAACTGGGGTATCGAAGCCAGTGTCAGTTATGACCTGATCACCAGTAATAAACCGGGTGCTTTCACCTGGAATACCATACTTATGTATTCTATGAACCGAAATAAGGTATTGAGCATGCCTGATGTAACACCGGGCAGACCGGACGGATACCTCTCCGGGCACTTGAGAGTAGAAGGTAGCTGGCTGGAAGAAAATTATCCGGTAGGCATTTGGAAATATTATGTTTATGACGGCGTCTTTGAAAACCAAGAAATGATGGATGCTACTATCATAAATACCAATGGTGAAACCGTTGCCAAACATCCAAAAGCATTAACGACGGACGGGTTAGGTTCTCCTAAATTCAAAGACTTGAACCAGGATGGTAAAATTGACCGTGAAGACTGGGCAGTTATCGGAGATCCAAATCCCGATTTCATTTTCAGTTGGACAAACAACTTCACCTACAAGAATTTCGATTTAAGTATCTTCATTAACGGAAGTATCGGAAACGACATCATGAATCTCGGACGTGGAGAGTATGCAATGGTATCTCCGTTTGCATCACAACGCAGGGATATGCTGAACTACTGGACTCCGGCCAACACACAAACGGATATTCCAGCCCCACGCCTTGCACCACATGCTTATCTGCCATTGTCATCTTACATGATCGAAGATGGCTCGTATGTCCGCTTAAAAAATATCGTATTGGGATATCGTTTCCCGATCCGGAAACACATCGAGTCATTAAGGCTTTATGTCAGTGCCCAAAACCTGTTCACAATAACCGGCTATTCGGGTTTTGATCCGGAAGTGAACAGTAAAGGACAAAATAACCGTCAGTTAGGCGTAGACTACAATGCCTATCCAACAAGTAAAGTTTTTACAATGGGAGTAAACATTGCTTTTTAAATAATTCATAAATCAGATTTGTTATGAAATCAATCTATAAAATCATATTTTCTAGCCTTATTTTAATGGGCCTAATGACTTCCTGTTTTGATAAATTCCTGGAAGAAGACGTATACGATTTTCTTTCTCCAAACAACTTCTACAAAACGGAAGCAGATGCGGAAGCTGCTGTAAATGCCATATACAGCCGACTCGTATCCTCTGAAGACAATGATATCTCGTTTCACCGAGCCGCATTAATGATCGGAGAATACCCAGCGGAATGTTCATCCGCTCAAACCTCGACTGTGCCTTACCGGCTCGCATTCGAATTCTATACTTGGACTCCTAATACGGACGGTATAGAATTAGTTTGGAAATTCTTCTACCAGGTCGTTTTTCGTACGAATGTAGCGATTGAAAACATTCCGAATATCGGCGGCGATCCAGCCAAAATTAAGCGTTTAGAAGGAGAAGCACGGTTCATGAGAGGGCTTGCTTATCTCTACCTCATACGCTTGTTCGATAATGTACCGCTCACTACCGCATCCGAACAGGATGACCAAAACCTTCCGAATATGGGGACAAGCGATGCCGTATTCAAACAAATCATCGAAGATTTAACCTTTGCTGAATCTGCATTGCCGGATTCATATACTGGAACAGATGTAGGACGTGCCACCAAAGGGGCCGCTCAGGCATTTCTAGCCAAAACATATCTGACAATGGCCGGATATCCCTGGAACAAGACAGAAAATTATGCTTTGGCAGCTGCAAAATGCGAAGATATCATCAAATCGGGAAACTACGACCTGGATCCCAACTACGCCATGAATTTCAAAGAAGCCGGAGAGCACAACAAAGAATACATCTTCGATGCCGAATTTCAGCAGAATCTAAACGGATCGAATTGGGTAAATATGTCCAGCATACGTGACCAGAATGTTTGCGGTATGGCCGGCTGGTCCTCATTCGGAGGGACGATGAACTTCTATGAAGACATGTTAAAGAATAATCCAGGTGACAAACGTCTTGCCACCAACATCATCTTGTCCTTCATCGACACAAAAACAGGAGAGGAAAAAATATGGGGAAAAGACTTTGACGTAAACAAAGGATTGGTACATACTTGGAAATACATTGATCCGGAAGAGACGGGGGTCGGTGATCAGAATTCCAACCTGAATTACCATTTCACCCGCTACGCAGACGTGTTGCTGATGCACTCTGAAGCGGTCAATAACGCTACCGGATTCAGTGGTTCCTATGACAAATATTACGGTATCAACCTGGTAAGGGAACGTGCCGGTCTTGCAGGTATTACTAATTTGGACAAGGATGCATTCAATAAAGCGCTCATCTGGGAACGGGTCGTTGAATTATGCTACGAGGGTCATCTTTGGTATGATTATAAACGCATGAACTGCATGGAAGAGCGTGTTGCCCGCAAAGGGGTCAATATCGGAACAGACAAGAAATATTATGTATATCCGATTCCGGTTAACGAACTAAGTAGGAATCCGAAACTGGAGCAGCATCCGCTATGGAAATAAGAAAATAAATCATGGGGCTGTGCGAAATCCCCTTATCTCCGCGTCAAGCGCGGAAACAGGACAGTTTCGACACAACCCCAATTATTCAGCAATTTAAAGAAAACAGAAATGGAAGATTTCAACAGAAGAGATTTTATCAAAGGAGTAGTCGGTGCGGGGATTTCATTAATCACGGCAGACAGCTTAGCTTCTGTATCGATGGACCTGGCAAGAATAAAGAACCCCTATGATGCCAAAGGATTGCCAACTACGGAGCTGGGAAAAACAGGTGTCATCATCCCTAAAATGGTTTTAGGATTGGGAAGCCGGTTCTGCCATATCGACGAAGATGAAGAAGCGTACGAGATGCTAAACTATGCTCTTGACAACGGTTTCTATTATTGGGATACGGCACACGCCTACGATAATACCATCGCTGTTCCTCCCGGAAAGAAAAAATCTCCCCGCCATATTATCAGTGAAGTACGTGTAGGAGAAGTAGTCAAATACAGGCGGAAAGAGATATTTCTTTCGACCAAAGTGACAGCCCGCGAACCAGCAGAATCCATGAAAGAAATTGAACTGAGTTTAAAACGGCTCAATACGGATAAATTGGATATGTTGAAAATACATGACGTTCAATCCATCGAGGATGTCAATCAAATGAGTCGTAAAGGATATTTAATCGACATTCTCCATCGGTTGAAGGAGGAAGGCATCACCCGTTTTATCGGTTTTTCCGGACATGGTGATGCACAGGCCTTAAAAGAATTGGCAAACAGGGGAGATTTTGACAGCATGCTTGTCGCTATGAACCATTGGAACCCTAAGCAACCTTCACCCCGCCAGGAAATTGCTGTTCCCGCCGGTAAGAAAAATAAAATGGGCGTACTCATCATGAAGGCTGTACGTCCCAAGGAGACGATCCCCGGACTGCATGCTCCCGATCTCATCAGATATGCCCTTTCGCTAAAAGGGCCGGATGCCGTCGTAATCGGTATGGACAGTAAAGCGGTAGTAAACTCCAACTTGGAAATCCTCCGCAATTTCAAGAAACTGTCGCCAGAACAGATGAAAGAACTGGCCGTACAGCTTGAACCGTTCTATCGTCATGAGAATCTTCCTTGGATGCAGGATAATTATATAGACGGTATGTGGGAAACAATATCCGTATAATCAATTAAATTAATGCCATGAGAAAGTTCTTTATATCTATCTCCATTATCTGCTTCGGTTTATTTTCACCCCATATGTTGTCCGCCGCCCCCTTAAATGCAAAGGAAGACCGGCAAACAAGCCCGTATACAGGGTATACAAGAGCACACTGGTTAGAAATAAACGAACAACTGATAGCCGGAGCTTTAAACTATGTAAACCCGGAAACCGGCATATTCAGTTTGCCCGAATCCACCGGTGCCTACCGGGAGCTTGAAGATTTCAGAAACGAAAATCAGGCAAGAATCATGGAACGCATCATGGTCGGTGTCATCATCTATACAACGGCAACAGGCAAAGATGAAGTTCCGGGATACAAAGGTTCTATCACAAAGCCTTTTATAAACGCCATAACAAGGGGAACAGATCCCAAGAGCGAAGGGTATTGGGGAGATCCCGATCCCAACGACCAGATAGGAGTATCGTTCGCATTAGGTATATACGCCTGTCCTGAACGATTCTGGAATCCGCTCACGAACGAACAGAAGAAGAACCTGATCAAATTCTTTCAAAAACAGTCATTCAACACGACTTATCATAACAACCACTATTTTTTTCACTTATTTGCAACCAGTCTTATCGAAAAATACGGGAATGGAATCGACTCCAACCGGGCGCATCATACTCAAATGATGGAAAGGCTTTTAGGATGGTACAGAGGAGATGGCTGGTTCATAGACGGTAACAACCGGGGATTCGATTATTACAATTTCTGGGGATTCCAGTTATTCAATCAGATGGTTTATCAATACGACCCCGTTTGGAAAGAGCAATTCGGGAAAAGGATACAAGATATCTCTTCGCGTCTTCTGGAAACCGTACCTTACCAATATGCCCGTAACGGAGGGCATATTCCCTGGGGCAGATCACTGACATACCGGTTTGCCAGTAATGCTGCCATCGGATGGGCTATGATAAACGGGAACAGCACACTATCTCCGGGAATAGCCAGGCGCATTCTGTCTGGTGATTTAAAATACTTCTGGGAAAATGGATGCATGGGAGAAAACGGGCTGTTGAATATCGGCTATTTAGGCAAAAACCAAAGCCTTGCTGAAAACTATATTGTCCCAGGTGATCCCTACTTCGCCATGCATGGTCTGTGCTGCCTATTACTTCCGGAAAACCATCTGTTCTGGAAGGTAAAAGAAGAACCGATGCCAGCAGATATAGCAGGAGGAAAAGTCGCTGTCGAAGGAGCACAGTTCTCC
Proteins encoded in this region:
- a CDS encoding SusC/RagA family TonB-linked outer membrane protein, producing MKKIIDSFRQVGIILAFLLSTTIMFAQQKVIGVVKSAHNEPLIGVNVVVKGSTQGTVTDLEGHYSIDVPDSKSILEFTYIGFVSQQVTVGDKSTIDITLIEDSKALEEVVVVGYGTVKKSDLTGAVSSIKSEELQKLPMTSLDQGIQGRAAGVQVTNTSGAPGGQVSIRVRGGNSLSSSNEPLYVIDGFPVGAGAMAEGNQNGAIANNGMVTINPNDIESIEILKDASSAAIYGSRGANGVVLITTKRGKTGKTKVTYDGYFGVQNIANKMEMMNGEEFATMSNIAAENGGVAPIYGGANEKWKEPSYYRNNSTDWQDLIFRTALMHNHQISLSGGSENNQYAVTGNFFDQDGIVINSDLKRASLRANIDSKISNWINVQTSLTASRTFSNVAFSEGDGAQGGGVINGALAIPSTMYVYNEDGTFSTMNQTPYGVTTGNPYALAELAKDKSTINRVIANVNIKFNLNKLTDGLALEIRGGTDYSNAFRDSYLPSTVFQGESDNGIATKGWNRRSVYLNENLLTYQKKFGIHSINAVAGLTIQYDEEIKGKTIVSGFVNDVLEDNSMGSASTTKGTPTSSRWSSQMASWLGRINYNYADRYLLTLTGRADGSSKFGVNNKWGFFPSAALAWRVTEEAFMEEADWLSNLKLRASYGLTGNQGFGSYSSVASLSQYSYNLGGDKATGFAPNKIPNSNLKWETTSNLDLGIDFGFINNRLNFNVDYYYKKTKDLLWNVSIPLSSGFGSIFSNHGTLRNWGIEASVSYDLITSNKPGAFTWNTILMYSMNRNKVLSMPDVTPGRPDGYLSGHLRVEGSWLEENYPVGIWKYYVYDGVFENQEMMDATIINTNGETVAKHPKALTTDGLGSPKFKDLNQDGKIDREDWAVIGDPNPDFIFSWTNNFTYKNFDLSIFINGSIGNDIMNLGRGEYAMVSPFASQRRDMLNYWTPANTQTDIPAPRLAPHAYLPLSSYMIEDGSYVRLKNIVLGYRFPIRKHIESLRLYVSAQNLFTITGYSGFDPEVNSKGQNNRQLGVDYNAYPTSKVFTMGVNIAF
- a CDS encoding RagB/SusD family nutrient uptake outer membrane protein produces the protein MTSCFDKFLEEDVYDFLSPNNFYKTEADAEAAVNAIYSRLVSSEDNDISFHRAALMIGEYPAECSSAQTSTVPYRLAFEFYTWTPNTDGIELVWKFFYQVVFRTNVAIENIPNIGGDPAKIKRLEGEARFMRGLAYLYLIRLFDNVPLTTASEQDDQNLPNMGTSDAVFKQIIEDLTFAESALPDSYTGTDVGRATKGAAQAFLAKTYLTMAGYPWNKTENYALAAAKCEDIIKSGNYDLDPNYAMNFKEAGEHNKEYIFDAEFQQNLNGSNWVNMSSIRDQNVCGMAGWSSFGGTMNFYEDMLKNNPGDKRLATNIILSFIDTKTGEEKIWGKDFDVNKGLVHTWKYIDPEETGVGDQNSNLNYHFTRYADVLLMHSEAVNNATGFSGSYDKYYGINLVRERAGLAGITNLDKDAFNKALIWERVVELCYEGHLWYDYKRMNCMEERVARKGVNIGTDKKYYVYPIPVNELSRNPKLEQHPLWK
- a CDS encoding aldo/keto reductase — its product is MEDFNRRDFIKGVVGAGISLITADSLASVSMDLARIKNPYDAKGLPTTELGKTGVIIPKMVLGLGSRFCHIDEDEEAYEMLNYALDNGFYYWDTAHAYDNTIAVPPGKKKSPRHIISEVRVGEVVKYRRKEIFLSTKVTAREPAESMKEIELSLKRLNTDKLDMLKIHDVQSIEDVNQMSRKGYLIDILHRLKEEGITRFIGFSGHGDAQALKELANRGDFDSMLVAMNHWNPKQPSPRQEIAVPAGKKNKMGVLIMKAVRPKETIPGLHAPDLIRYALSLKGPDAVVIGMDSKAVVNSNLEILRNFKKLSPEQMKELAVQLEPFYRHENLPWMQDNYIDGMWETISV
- a CDS encoding DUF2264 domain-containing protein, which gives rise to MRKFFISISIICFGLFSPHMLSAAPLNAKEDRQTSPYTGYTRAHWLEINEQLIAGALNYVNPETGIFSLPESTGAYRELEDFRNENQARIMERIMVGVIIYTTATGKDEVPGYKGSITKPFINAITRGTDPKSEGYWGDPDPNDQIGVSFALGIYACPERFWNPLTNEQKKNLIKFFQKQSFNTTYHNNHYFFHLFATSLIEKYGNGIDSNRAHHTQMMERLLGWYRGDGWFIDGNNRGFDYYNFWGFQLFNQMVYQYDPVWKEQFGKRIQDISSRLLETVPYQYARNGGHIPWGRSLTYRFASNAAIGWAMINGNSTLSPGIARRILSGDLKYFWENGCMGENGLLNIGYLGKNQSLAENYIVPGDPYFAMHGLCCLLLPENHLFWKVKEEPMPADIAGGKVAVEGAQFSLNVSPVDGDARLYPAGQPFDRTIWQSPVKYNQHAYSATIGFCLTGEGGEDIGAGRTGYSYDGKQWMYRLRSRTLFIKPDHIASIYHLQSIGKEDRTPEFQKDELITHTLIGNDGEVHVFWHNYPDPLYLSVGGYGISIPNGDTLQETPSKQGLCIHGGDYHSTIQAVCAPEGNLYSTLLTPRKGWKHTHLFGGLGAYCSWQSKAGVPPHTPVVVYVNGTKDRVPANVKINVARTYNGLVITFEGKQFQIKIID